In a genomic window of Roseiflexus castenholzii DSM 13941:
- a CDS encoding phosphatidate cytidylyltransferase: MVQRVLSAVVLLPLVVVCVWWGFWPFTALVVAAAVVGLSELYAAFHHGGYQANQALGIVLMALVLGAMIVRATTGVDLLAPALALMVMISLAACASRHTLHGAVAEWALTLGGALYMGSLMGFLILLRALETPPLSGGLLAPLQPQPGAAWMTLALMATWGQDVFAYFVGKRWGRRKMAPSLSPRKTWEGAAGGMLGALAGAFLSWVLFGLPLSLWATALVGIIAGVAGPIGDLSESFIKRQAGLKDAGSLIPGHGGILDRIDSVLFSAPAIYIVLLILVQG; the protein is encoded by the coding sequence TTGGTCCAACGGGTGCTGAGCGCGGTCGTGCTGCTGCCGCTCGTGGTGGTTTGCGTGTGGTGGGGTTTCTGGCCCTTTACGGCGCTGGTCGTCGCCGCTGCTGTCGTCGGATTGAGTGAATTATATGCGGCATTCCACCACGGCGGGTACCAAGCGAACCAGGCGCTTGGCATTGTTCTTATGGCGCTGGTGCTTGGTGCGATGATTGTTCGGGCGACGACCGGCGTCGATCTGCTGGCGCCGGCGCTGGCGCTGATGGTGATGATCAGTCTGGCGGCGTGCGCTTCCCGTCACACCCTGCATGGCGCGGTGGCGGAATGGGCGCTCACTCTTGGCGGCGCGCTCTACATGGGGAGTCTCATGGGGTTTCTCATCCTGCTCCGCGCCCTGGAAACACCTCCGCTGTCCGGCGGATTGCTCGCTCCACTCCAACCGCAACCCGGCGCTGCCTGGATGACGCTGGCGTTGATGGCAACCTGGGGGCAGGACGTCTTCGCCTATTTCGTCGGCAAACGCTGGGGCCGCCGCAAAATGGCGCCGTCGCTCAGTCCGCGCAAGACGTGGGAGGGCGCTGCCGGGGGCATGCTTGGCGCTCTCGCGGGCGCCTTTCTGTCCTGGGTATTGTTTGGTCTGCCGCTCTCGCTCTGGGCGACGGCGCTGGTCGGCATCATCGCCGGCGTCGCCGGACCGATCGGCGACCTGTCCGAATCGTTCATCAAGCGTCAGGCCGGGCTGAAAGATGCAGGCAGTCTCATCCCTGGTCACGGCGGTATCCTGGATCGGATCGATAGCGTGTTGTTCAGTGCGCCGGCGATCTACATCGTTCTCTTGATTCTGGTCCAGGGGTGA
- the recJ gene encoding single-stranded-DNA-specific exonuclease RecJ, whose translation MSTPRLSARNKRWLIHETPREFIAAWRQFPPLIAAVLYQRGLRDESAIGEFFASDYRLHDPFSLRGMEAAVQRIVAAIQNHEPMAVYGDYDTDGVTAVTLLVQVIRAMGGMIQPYVPHRIREGYGLNIAAIDALVREGVRLLITVDCGISNLREAEHARAAGLDLIITDHHAPPARLPYALAIVNPKQPGCPYPFKHLVGVGIAYQLARALVRRGLRSTLQKDDLLDVVAIGTVTDMGPLIGENRVLVTHGLKAINAAQRPGVRALIEAAGLTPGKVTSTDISFGLGPRLNASGRIDNARLSYELLLAEELAMAQRLARELNAQNRQRQELSKSVQEQASAQIRALGKHQQRIIVLDDAGYPSGVVGLVAAHLVEEYGRPTVLIERGEMWSRGSARSVPGFSIIEALTACADLFERFGGHAEAAGFTIATDRLPELEDRLVRYADQRLPDDLLIPSLRIDAGVPLGELSYDLLNELKKLEPFGQGNPQPVLMSSRVQVIGAWTRGSEGQHLKLRLTDAGGRGPFNAIAFRLGHLARYFEQPRWIDVVYTLEVDEWNGSDALQLNVKDFRSAR comes from the coding sequence ATGTCCACTCCCCGGTTATCCGCGCGAAACAAACGCTGGCTCATCCACGAAACGCCACGCGAGTTTATTGCTGCCTGGCGCCAGTTTCCGCCGCTGATCGCTGCGGTGCTCTATCAGCGTGGGCTGCGGGATGAGAGCGCCATCGGGGAGTTCTTCGCTTCTGATTATCGGCTGCACGATCCTTTCAGCCTGCGCGGTATGGAAGCAGCAGTGCAACGGATCGTCGCGGCTATCCAGAACCATGAACCGATGGCGGTCTATGGCGATTATGATACCGATGGCGTAACGGCTGTGACGCTGCTGGTGCAGGTCATCCGCGCTATGGGCGGAATGATCCAGCCCTATGTGCCGCACCGTATTCGTGAAGGGTATGGTTTGAACATCGCGGCAATCGATGCGCTGGTGCGTGAAGGGGTTCGCCTGCTGATCACGGTCGATTGTGGCATCAGCAATCTGCGTGAAGCGGAGCACGCGCGCGCTGCCGGGCTTGATCTGATCATCACCGATCACCATGCCCCACCGGCGCGCCTCCCATATGCCCTGGCAATCGTTAATCCCAAACAACCGGGGTGCCCGTATCCATTCAAACATCTGGTCGGCGTGGGGATCGCCTACCAACTGGCGCGCGCGTTGGTGCGCCGCGGCTTGCGCTCGACGCTCCAGAAAGATGATCTGCTCGATGTCGTCGCCATTGGTACTGTGACCGATATGGGACCGCTGATCGGCGAGAATCGCGTGCTGGTGACGCATGGCTTGAAGGCGATCAATGCCGCGCAACGTCCCGGAGTGCGCGCGCTGATCGAAGCCGCCGGTTTGACGCCGGGGAAAGTGACATCGACCGACATCAGTTTTGGGCTTGGACCGCGCCTGAATGCGTCGGGACGGATCGATAACGCGCGATTGAGCTACGAACTGTTGCTTGCCGAAGAACTCGCAATGGCGCAACGCCTGGCGCGCGAATTGAATGCGCAGAATCGTCAACGCCAGGAGTTGTCGAAGAGTGTCCAGGAGCAGGCAAGTGCGCAAATCAGGGCGTTGGGCAAGCATCAGCAGCGGATTATCGTGCTCGACGACGCCGGGTATCCGTCCGGTGTGGTGGGGTTGGTTGCTGCCCATCTGGTCGAGGAGTATGGGCGTCCGACCGTTCTGATCGAACGCGGTGAGATGTGGTCGCGCGGCTCAGCGCGTTCAGTTCCCGGTTTCAGCATCATCGAAGCGCTGACCGCCTGCGCCGATCTGTTTGAACGCTTTGGCGGGCATGCTGAGGCTGCCGGATTCACCATCGCCACCGACCGCCTGCCGGAGCTTGAAGATCGTCTGGTGCGGTATGCCGATCAGCGCCTGCCTGACGATCTGCTGATCCCCAGCCTTCGGATCGATGCCGGGGTTCCGCTTGGCGAGTTGTCATACGATCTGCTGAATGAACTGAAGAAGTTGGAACCGTTCGGTCAGGGTAATCCACAACCCGTGCTGATGAGCAGCCGGGTGCAGGTGATCGGCGCGTGGACGCGCGGGAGTGAGGGGCAGCACCTGAAATTGCGCCTGACCGACGCTGGCGGCAGGGGTCCTTTCAACGCCATTGCGTTTCGCTTGGGCCACCTGGCGCGCTATTTCGAGCAACCACGCTGGATCGATGTGGTATACACTCTCGAAGTCGATGAGTGGAATGGCAGCGATGCGTTGCAGTTGAATGTCAAGGATTTCCGCAGCGCACGATGA
- a CDS encoding DUF294 nucleotidyltransferase-like domain-containing protein, whose translation MEEIVRFLLEHPPFSQLPLLQIQRIASAVQIEYFGQGVQILTQGGKPSSFLYVIRRGSVDLLRERNGVVELTDTLSEGECFGYVSLIQGKPPISTVRAHEATLCYLIPAALFHQLRRDYPPFAQFFARSITDRLEQALQQRHATAAPELFQTRLRDLITEPLVTVAPDTTVREAARRMREAQASALIVDLPPYGMLDAGSGIVTDRDLRNRVVAEGLDHQTPIAQVMTAPAITVPADSLVFEGLLKMIEHGVHHLPLSDGGQIIGVVSYRDFLRLQSHNPLLMPQRLARAQSDADLRAYTEQVTATVGGLLDAGARVSDIGRAVAAAHDALLVHIIRDAEAALGPPPCPYAWLVLGSEGRYEQTLRTDQDNALIYADNAPEDAEPYFAALAERVVEQLVRCGFPRCPGNVMATNPQWRQPRSVWQNYFRQWISVPNEEALLQTAIFFDHRSVYGSLDTEASLRPIILRARDNRIFLGRLARAALRQTAPINFFRQLVLERRGDQRGLIDLKYRGTAMIVDLARLFALEAGVPDTNTIARLRKSANHSSLSETSAEELIAAFELIGLLRLRWQYQQLCQGLEPSNQVEVDKLTPLERRELKEALRAVAVAQRAVAVTFQTSLIA comes from the coding sequence ATGGAAGAGATTGTTCGCTTTCTGCTCGAACACCCGCCCTTCAGTCAGTTGCCGCTGCTCCAGATTCAACGGATTGCGAGCGCTGTGCAGATCGAGTATTTTGGGCAGGGGGTTCAGATTCTCACGCAGGGAGGAAAGCCGTCCTCATTCCTCTATGTCATCCGGCGTGGCAGCGTCGATCTCCTGCGAGAGCGCAATGGTGTGGTGGAATTGACCGATACCCTGAGCGAAGGCGAATGTTTTGGCTACGTGTCGCTCATTCAGGGCAAACCACCGATCAGCACGGTGCGCGCTCACGAAGCGACCCTCTGCTATCTCATTCCGGCAGCGTTGTTTCATCAGTTACGACGGGATTATCCTCCATTTGCGCAGTTCTTTGCGCGCTCGATCACCGACCGACTCGAACAGGCGTTGCAACAGCGCCACGCAACCGCCGCTCCCGAATTGTTTCAGACCCGCCTGCGCGATCTGATCACCGAACCGCTGGTGACGGTTGCTCCCGACACCACGGTGCGCGAGGCGGCGCGCCGGATGCGCGAGGCGCAGGCATCGGCGCTGATCGTCGATCTGCCGCCATATGGCATGCTCGACGCAGGGAGCGGCATTGTCACCGACCGCGACTTGCGCAATCGGGTCGTTGCCGAAGGGCTTGACCACCAGACGCCGATTGCGCAGGTGATGACGGCGCCGGCCATCACGGTGCCCGCCGACAGCCTGGTGTTCGAGGGGTTGCTGAAAATGATCGAACACGGGGTGCACCACCTGCCGTTGAGTGATGGCGGACAGATCATCGGCGTAGTCAGTTATCGCGATTTTCTGCGCCTGCAAAGCCATAACCCGCTCCTTATGCCACAGCGTCTGGCGCGCGCGCAGAGCGATGCCGACCTGCGCGCCTACACCGAACAGGTGACTGCTACGGTTGGCGGGTTGCTCGACGCCGGCGCCAGAGTGAGCGACATTGGGCGCGCCGTGGCGGCAGCGCATGATGCTTTGCTGGTCCACATCATTCGGGATGCTGAAGCAGCGCTGGGACCGCCGCCATGTCCGTATGCCTGGCTGGTGTTAGGCAGCGAAGGACGCTATGAGCAAACGCTGCGTACCGACCAGGATAATGCGTTGATCTATGCCGACAACGCGCCTGAGGATGCTGAACCCTACTTTGCGGCGCTGGCGGAACGAGTGGTTGAGCAACTGGTGCGCTGCGGATTTCCGCGCTGCCCGGGCAATGTGATGGCGACCAACCCGCAGTGGCGCCAGCCGCGATCCGTCTGGCAGAACTATTTTCGCCAGTGGATCAGCGTGCCCAACGAAGAAGCATTGCTCCAGACCGCCATCTTTTTCGACCATCGCTCCGTCTATGGCTCGCTGGACACAGAGGCCTCCCTGCGCCCGATCATTCTCCGCGCCCGCGATAATCGCATCTTTCTTGGACGGTTGGCGCGTGCGGCGTTGCGTCAGACGGCGCCGATCAATTTCTTCCGCCAGTTGGTGCTGGAGCGTCGCGGCGACCAGCGCGGTCTGATCGATCTGAAATATCGCGGTACGGCGATGATCGTCGATCTGGCGCGCCTCTTTGCGCTGGAAGCTGGCGTGCCCGATACCAATACCATCGCCCGCCTGCGCAAATCGGCGAATCACAGCAGCCTGAGCGAAACCAGCGCCGAGGAATTGATTGCAGCGTTTGAATTGATCGGACTGCTGCGCCTGCGCTGGCAGTATCAGCAACTGTGCCAGGGTCTCGAACCGAGCAATCAGGTCGAAGTGGACAAACTCACTCCGCTCGAACGGCGTGAACTGAAAGAGGCGTTGCGCGCCGTCGCTGTGGCGCAGCGGGCAGTGGCAGTCACCTTTCAGACCAGCCTGATTGCGTGA
- a CDS encoding 3'-5' exonuclease, producing the protein MFLFRRRPAHLPESVVAYLEAQRPDPALPWRAAPYSVMDVETTGLNPRRDALLAIGLVEIDEGRIRMDRRWYTLVHPPDDAPINPESIRIHGLLPQDVEHAPPLDAVVPDVLRRLTGRVLVVHVADVDIGFLRQAMRRLYGVDPRGPAIDTARLAWHFQRHQRLIEGLGSEQEPALQLRALAESLGLPVYPEHNAFNDALTTAQLFLAQVSMFEAQSTPRLRDLLRAGGCLR; encoded by the coding sequence ATGTTTTTGTTTCGCCGCCGACCGGCTCATCTCCCTGAGTCGGTCGTTGCCTATCTCGAGGCGCAGCGTCCCGATCCGGCGCTGCCCTGGCGCGCTGCGCCCTACAGCGTCATGGATGTCGAGACCACCGGACTGAACCCGCGCCGCGATGCGCTGCTGGCAATCGGGTTGGTGGAGATTGACGAAGGGCGCATTCGTATGGATCGGCGCTGGTACACCCTCGTTCATCCGCCGGATGATGCTCCGATCAACCCGGAATCTATTCGTATCCATGGTCTGCTGCCGCAGGACGTGGAGCATGCGCCGCCGCTCGATGCGGTCGTCCCCGACGTGTTACGGCGATTGACCGGACGGGTGCTGGTGGTGCATGTGGCCGATGTGGACATCGGCTTTCTGCGTCAGGCAATGCGGCGGTTGTACGGCGTTGATCCGCGCGGTCCTGCCATCGATACGGCGCGCCTGGCGTGGCATTTTCAGCGCCATCAGCGCCTGATCGAAGGATTGGGATCAGAGCAGGAACCGGCATTGCAACTGCGCGCACTGGCGGAAAGTCTCGGATTGCCCGTTTACCCCGAACACAACGCCTTCAACGATGCTCTGACGACGGCGCAACTCTTCCTGGCTCAGGTGAGCATGTTCGAGGCGCAGAGCACGCCGCGTCTGCGCGATCTCCTGCGTGCCGGCGGATGTTTGCGGTGA
- the acs gene encoding acetate--CoA ligase encodes MTLTYAIGSTNNVEATDVVVGPLEDAARNANLTDYESVYRRSIEDPQGFWAEAAQALHWFEPFHTVLDESNAPFYKWFVGGKTNMAYNALDRHVQTWRKNKVALIWESEDGIVRTYTYWQLYRDVNKFANVLKSLGVRKGDRVAIYTGRCPEQAIAMLACARIGAVHTVVYGGLSTEALRSRIEDAHAKVLVVADGSLLNGKIVKLKEIADQAVDHAPSIETCVVIKRTGHDVDIRNGRDYWWHELMSLPIASARCESEPLDAEDPFFIIYTSGSTGKPKGVVHTLGGYMVDVYTTLKYVLDFKEEDTLFCTSDAGWIVGHSIVLYGPLMHGITTLMYEGAPAYPYPDRWWHLIERHGVTLMFTAPTGVRGLMRYGDAWPKRRDLSTLRLLACAGEPLNPEAWRWFYEVIGQRRCPVIDNWWQTETSRPMISNFASLPMKPGSCAFPVPGVALDIVDEQGQSVPPGVEGALVITRPWPSMLRTIYGDDQRYIDQYWSRYPGKYLTGDAAKRDADGYMWIIGRTDDVIKVSGYRLGTAEVESALVSHPAVAEAAVIGLPHPVRGNAIHAFVLLRAGYSPSEELANELKAHVGKVMGPIAKPETISFPPTLPKTRSGKIMRRVLRAQALGEPLGDLSTMEG; translated from the coding sequence ATGACACTCACCTACGCGATTGGTTCGACCAACAACGTCGAAGCCACCGACGTTGTTGTGGGTCCACTGGAGGATGCTGCGCGCAATGCGAACCTGACCGATTACGAGTCGGTCTATCGTCGGTCGATTGAGGATCCGCAGGGGTTTTGGGCAGAGGCGGCACAGGCGCTGCACTGGTTCGAGCCGTTCCACACCGTGCTCGATGAAAGCAATGCGCCCTTCTACAAATGGTTCGTCGGCGGCAAGACGAATATGGCGTACAACGCTCTTGATCGCCACGTGCAGACCTGGCGCAAAAACAAGGTGGCGCTGATCTGGGAGAGTGAAGACGGCATTGTTCGCACCTACACCTACTGGCAATTGTACCGCGACGTCAATAAGTTTGCCAATGTGCTCAAATCGCTTGGCGTGCGCAAAGGCGACCGGGTGGCGATCTACACGGGACGCTGTCCGGAGCAGGCAATTGCAATGCTGGCATGCGCCCGCATTGGCGCCGTGCATACGGTCGTCTACGGCGGTCTTTCGACCGAGGCGCTGCGCAGTCGCATCGAAGATGCGCATGCCAAAGTGCTGGTGGTGGCGGATGGCAGTCTGCTGAACGGCAAGATCGTCAAACTGAAGGAAATCGCGGATCAGGCGGTCGATCATGCGCCGTCGATTGAAACGTGTGTGGTCATCAAACGCACCGGGCACGACGTTGATATTCGGAATGGGCGCGACTACTGGTGGCACGAGTTGATGAGCCTGCCTATCGCCTCGGCGCGTTGCGAGAGTGAGCCGCTCGACGCAGAAGACCCCTTCTTCATCATCTATACGTCAGGCTCCACCGGCAAACCCAAGGGTGTGGTGCATACGCTCGGCGGGTATATGGTGGATGTGTATACAACGCTGAAGTACGTGCTCGATTTCAAGGAAGAAGATACGCTCTTCTGCACCTCCGACGCAGGATGGATCGTCGGGCACTCGATTGTGCTGTATGGTCCGTTGATGCACGGCATTACCACGCTGATGTACGAAGGCGCGCCCGCCTACCCCTACCCGGATCGCTGGTGGCACCTGATCGAGCGGCATGGCGTGACGCTGATGTTCACGGCGCCAACCGGTGTGCGTGGGTTGATGCGGTATGGCGACGCCTGGCCCAAACGACGCGATCTGAGCACCCTGCGTCTGCTGGCGTGCGCGGGTGAGCCGCTGAACCCTGAAGCCTGGCGCTGGTTCTACGAGGTGATCGGGCAGCGCCGCTGTCCGGTGATCGATAACTGGTGGCAGACCGAAACCTCGCGCCCGATGATTTCGAACTTTGCTTCGCTGCCGATGAAACCCGGTTCCTGCGCATTCCCGGTTCCGGGAGTCGCACTCGACATTGTTGATGAGCAGGGGCAGAGCGTGCCGCCCGGCGTCGAAGGCGCACTGGTCATCACTCGCCCATGGCCCTCGATGTTGCGCACCATCTATGGCGACGATCAGCGCTACATCGATCAGTACTGGAGCCGCTATCCGGGGAAGTACCTCACCGGCGACGCCGCCAAGCGCGATGCTGATGGGTATATGTGGATCATTGGTCGCACCGACGATGTCATCAAAGTCTCCGGCTATCGCCTGGGCACTGCGGAGGTCGAAAGCGCCCTCGTGTCGCATCCGGCAGTGGCGGAAGCCGCAGTCATCGGTTTGCCGCATCCGGTGCGCGGGAATGCGATTCATGCCTTCGTTCTGCTCCGCGCCGGATATTCGCCCTCGGAAGAACTGGCGAATGAATTGAAAGCGCACGTCGGCAAGGTGATGGGACCTATCGCCAAGCCGGAGACGATTTCGTTCCCGCCGACTCTACCGAAGACCCGTTCGGGCAAGATTATGCGCCGTGTGCTGCGCGCTCAGGCGCTCGGCGAGCCGCTCGGCGACCTCAGTACGATGGAGGGGTGA
- the acs gene encoding acetate--CoA ligase translates to MSIDVVEPKTISQFEDEQGIYQPAPHIVEQANITAYMRSKGFSTWEELYQWSIEHPHLFWADMANRLEWYEPWEKVLDDSNKPFYKWFVGGKFNIVHNAIDRHLKTARRNKQALIWEGEDGSYRAFSYFGINREVSKFANVLKSMGVQPGDIVSIYMPRIPELVFAMLACAKIGAAHSVIYGGFSVEALRERIADAQSKVLITADGGYMRGKIVELKKIADEAMGHSPSIQTCIVVRRTGHNVEMQAGRDYWWHDLMSLPIATARCETVPVDAEHPLYILYTSGSTGKPKGVVHVHGGYAVYIASTLYFTFDIKEEDRYWCAADPGWVTGHSYIVYGPLIEGATSFMYEGAPNYPYPNRWWSLVEKYGINILYTAPTAIRGLMRFGDAWPNRHDLSSLRLLGSVGEPINPEAWRWFYNVIGKGRCPIMDTWWQTETGGFMITPNPTTPLKPGSATRPFLGIQADVVDEQGHSKGANEDGLLVIKSPWPGMMRTILRDPDRYVNQYWNSDPRGMYTAGDSARKDEDGYFWIIGRIDDVIKVSGYRLGTAEIESALVSHPAVSEAAAIGLPHEVKGTAIHCFVILRAGIEETPALEDELKAHVAREMGPIARPESIKFVSMLPKTRSGKIMRRVLKAQALGQDPGDLSTLEG, encoded by the coding sequence ATGTCGATCGATGTAGTCGAACCAAAAACGATCAGTCAGTTCGAGGACGAACAGGGCATCTATCAGCCCGCGCCGCACATTGTTGAGCAAGCCAATATCACGGCGTACATGCGCTCGAAAGGCTTCTCAACTTGGGAAGAATTGTACCAGTGGTCGATTGAACATCCGCACCTCTTCTGGGCGGACATGGCGAACCGCCTGGAGTGGTATGAACCGTGGGAAAAAGTGCTCGACGACTCGAATAAGCCCTTCTACAAATGGTTCGTCGGCGGTAAGTTTAACATCGTCCACAATGCTATCGACCGCCATCTGAAAACTGCCCGTCGCAACAAACAGGCGCTCATCTGGGAAGGCGAGGATGGCAGTTATCGCGCCTTCTCCTATTTTGGCATCAACCGCGAAGTGTCGAAGTTTGCCAATGTCCTCAAGAGCATGGGCGTTCAGCCGGGTGACATCGTCTCGATCTACATGCCACGCATCCCCGAACTGGTTTTTGCGATGCTGGCATGTGCCAAGATCGGCGCGGCACACTCGGTGATCTACGGCGGCTTCTCGGTGGAGGCGTTGCGCGAGCGGATCGCGGATGCGCAGTCGAAAGTGCTGATTACCGCCGATGGCGGCTACATGCGCGGGAAGATTGTCGAGCTGAAGAAAATCGCCGATGAAGCGATGGGGCATAGCCCCTCGATCCAGACCTGCATTGTCGTGCGGCGCACCGGGCATAATGTTGAGATGCAGGCGGGCCGCGACTATTGGTGGCACGATCTGATGAGCCTGCCGATTGCGACCGCGCGCTGTGAGACCGTCCCGGTCGATGCTGAGCATCCGCTCTATATTCTGTACACCTCCGGCAGCACCGGCAAGCCCAAGGGGGTGGTGCATGTCCACGGCGGCTATGCTGTCTATATTGCATCGACCCTGTACTTTACCTTCGACATCAAAGAGGAGGATCGCTATTGGTGCGCTGCCGACCCCGGCTGGGTCACCGGGCATTCGTACATTGTGTATGGTCCGTTGATCGAGGGCGCCACATCGTTCATGTACGAAGGCGCACCCAATTATCCCTACCCGAATCGCTGGTGGAGCCTGGTGGAGAAGTACGGCATCAACATTCTCTATACCGCTCCCACGGCCATTCGCGGCCTCATGCGCTTTGGCGATGCCTGGCCCAACCGCCACGATCTGTCGAGTCTGCGCCTCCTCGGATCGGTCGGTGAACCGATCAACCCCGAAGCCTGGCGCTGGTTCTACAATGTCATTGGCAAGGGGCGCTGCCCGATTATGGATACCTGGTGGCAAACCGAAACCGGCGGTTTCATGATTACGCCCAACCCTACGACGCCGCTCAAGCCCGGCTCTGCCACCCGTCCGTTTCTCGGTATCCAGGCGGATGTGGTCGATGAACAAGGGCACAGCAAGGGCGCCAATGAGGACGGTTTGTTGGTGATCAAGTCGCCGTGGCCCGGCATGATGCGCACCATTCTGCGCGACCCGGATCGGTATGTCAATCAGTACTGGAACAGCGACCCGCGTGGCATGTACACGGCGGGCGACTCGGCGCGCAAGGACGAGGACGGGTATTTCTGGATCATCGGGCGCATCGACGATGTGATTAAGGTGTCGGGGTATCGCCTGGGCACGGCAGAGATCGAGAGCGCACTGGTGTCGCACCCGGCGGTTTCGGAAGCAGCCGCCATCGGTCTACCGCACGAGGTGAAAGGGACGGCGATCCACTGCTTCGTCATTCTGCGGGCTGGCATCGAGGAGACGCCGGCGCTGGAAGACGAACTCAAGGCGCACGTCGCCCGCGAGATGGGACCGATTGCGCGCCCGGAGAGCATCAAGTTCGTCTCGATGCTCCCCAAGACGCGCTCAGGCAAGATCATGCGGCGGGTGCTCAAGGCGCAGGCATTGGGTCAGGATCCCGGCGATCTTTCGACGCTGGAGGGGTAA
- a CDS encoding GNAT family N-acetyltransferase, producing the protein MTTAPPQVPFNATLRDGRAVHIRMIEAGDNERLIAFGAALPENDWLHAENDLRSPEVVARLVNARDAEHWRQIVAVAPDGAIVAYASARQLPGRSSHVADIQLIVDKAWRRCGLGSVMAGEIVAHARKLGVDKVFVDMVEEQTAGQAIFTRLGFKLEGRLINHIRDRQGKPHNLVVLAHHVE; encoded by the coding sequence ATGACGACTGCCCCTCCCCAGGTTCCTTTTAACGCCACGCTGCGCGACGGACGAGCGGTACACATCCGCATGATCGAAGCAGGAGACAACGAGCGGCTGATTGCCTTTGGCGCTGCACTGCCCGAAAACGACTGGCTGCACGCCGAGAACGACCTGCGCAGCCCGGAAGTGGTGGCGCGCCTGGTCAATGCGCGCGATGCCGAGCACTGGCGACAGATCGTCGCCGTCGCACCCGATGGCGCCATTGTAGCCTATGCATCGGCGCGCCAGTTGCCAGGTCGTTCGAGCCACGTGGCCGACATTCAATTGATTGTGGACAAAGCCTGGCGACGCTGCGGGCTTGGCTCCGTCATGGCAGGTGAAATCGTCGCCCATGCGCGCAAACTGGGGGTAGACAAAGTGTTCGTCGATATGGTCGAGGAACAAACAGCCGGCCAGGCCATTTTTACACGCCTGGGTTTCAAACTCGAAGGGCGTCTCATCAATCACATCCGGGACCGCCAGGGGAAACCGCACAATCTAGTCGTACTGGCCCATCATGTTGAATGA
- the rph gene encoding ribonuclease PH, protein MIRNDGRAPSDLRPVRISIDTYGYAEGSALIEMGNTRVLCTASVEEGVPQWLRGQQRGWVTAEYALLPRSTAQRTRRERNGLSGRTQEIQRLIGRALRAAVALEALDGFTVTIDCDVLQADGGTRTASITGGYVALALALHRLTAAGRLAANPIRRAVAAVSAGYVGGNALLDLDYSEDSVADMDCNLVLTDDGAIVEVQSTAEARAVSRAEFDVLIDLASDGIHRLLALQREALAPVVERLGVASAELQSEDRSVADGGA, encoded by the coding sequence ATGATTCGAAATGATGGACGAGCGCCCTCTGATCTGCGTCCGGTGCGGATCAGCATCGACACCTACGGCTACGCCGAAGGTTCGGCGCTGATCGAAATGGGAAATACTCGGGTGCTCTGCACTGCCAGCGTCGAAGAGGGGGTTCCGCAATGGCTGCGCGGTCAACAGCGCGGCTGGGTCACTGCCGAATATGCGCTCCTGCCGCGCTCGACGGCACAGCGCACCCGCCGTGAACGCAACGGTCTCTCCGGGCGCACTCAGGAGATCCAGCGCCTGATCGGGCGGGCGCTGCGCGCTGCGGTGGCCCTTGAAGCGCTCGATGGCTTCACGGTCACGATTGACTGCGATGTGCTCCAGGCGGATGGCGGTACACGCACGGCATCGATCACCGGCGGATATGTGGCGTTGGCGCTGGCGCTGCATCGCCTGACTGCCGCCGGACGCCTTGCCGCCAACCCGATCCGGCGCGCGGTGGCCGCCGTCAGCGCCGGGTACGTCGGTGGAAACGCACTGCTCGATCTCGACTATAGCGAAGATAGTGTCGCCGATATGGATTGCAACCTGGTGTTGACCGACGATGGCGCGATTGTCGAGGTTCAGTCCACCGCTGAGGCGCGTGCGGTCAGTCGCGCGGAGTTCGACGTCCTGATCGACCTGGCAAGTGATGGCATCCATCGCCTGCTGGCGCTCCAGCGCGAGGCGCTGGCGCCGGTTGTGGAAAGGTTGGGGGTGGCAAGTGCGGAGTTGCAATCGGAAGATCGGAGCGTGGCAGATGGTGGCGCGTAG